The Lottiidibacillus patelloidae genome includes the window TTTACTGGTCAAGCTGGATCATACGTACCTGTTCAAGAAACAGTTAAAGGTTTCAAGGAAATCCTTGAAGGCAAGTATGACCACTTACCGGAAGATGCTTTCCGTCTAGTTGGTCGTATTGAAGAAGTAGTGGCTAAAGCAGAAGAAATGGAAGCAAAAGCGTAAAAATTGGACTGTTAAAAGACCCAAGGAGGGTTTGAGATGGATATGATTAAAGTTAGCATTGCCACTCCTGACGGTCCGGTTTACGAAGGTGACGTGGAAATGGTTGTTGTGAAAGCACAATCAGGGGAGCTTGGTATCTTACCAGGTCACGTACCTCTCGTAGCTCCGCTTACTATTGGGGCGGTTCGCTTAATTCAAAATAATGAAGAAAAGCCGGTCGCAGTTAGCGGTGGATTTTTAGAAGTTCGTCCTGACAAAGTGACGATTTTAGCACAAAGTGCTGAAATGCCAGAAAAAATCAATGTTGAGCGTGCGAAAGAAGCAAAAGAACGTGCAGAAAAGCGCATGAACGACAAGGATATTGACATGAAACGTGCGGAACTAGCACTTGCTCGTGCGATGAACCGTATCGATATTGCAGGAAAATAAACATAGTGGAAGCAACTGTTTGCTGAAACTAGATAATCATTCAAAAAGGATGGCCAATTGGCCATCCTTTTTTTATGCTCTATATATTAAGGACTTACTATTAATGTGTTTAGGAATTTAGTCAAATTCTCACCTTTTCAAATAAATATTAGAAATTAAGGGAATTTTTTATAAAAAAAGAAGGATAAGTCTATACTAAGTAGTATAGTAGTATATTAGTATTATAATTTTAATAATAAGTACATATCTTTTAAATAATACATATGAATACCAACTACTAGTATAAAAGATGCCAATAGCACTACTTTCAAGCGAGTGGTGCTTTCTTATGTCATTAAAATATAATATGAACCCCATAAAATACAAGGAGGAAATTCATGAAATATTATGTTAAGCAACAACTCAGAAAGAGTATAAACATTTTACTTGCAGTACTTTTAGTCATACCTTTATTTGCAACAGTTGCCCCGCAACAAGCTAGTGCAATAAGCCCATTTGCAGGAGGGTCAGGTACGGAGCAGGATCCTTATTTAATTGAAACTGCGGGCCAGTTAAATGAAGTGAGGAATTACTTAGATAAACACTTCAAACAAATAAAGGATATTGACCTATCTAGCTATAATAATTGGCTACCGATAGGTAATGATAG containing:
- a CDS encoding F0F1 ATP synthase subunit epsilon, giving the protein MDMIKVSIATPDGPVYEGDVEMVVVKAQSGELGILPGHVPLVAPLTIGAVRLIQNNEEKPVAVSGGFLEVRPDKVTILAQSAEMPEKINVERAKEAKERAEKRMNDKDIDMKRAELALARAMNRIDIAGK